One genomic window of Salvia miltiorrhiza cultivar Shanhuang (shh) chromosome 4, IMPLAD_Smil_shh, whole genome shotgun sequence includes the following:
- the LOC131019557 gene encoding F-box protein At5g49610-like has translation MISEMKKMKGHWFANDDIPMNILSRLSTKTLHLFKSVSKDWLNLISDRSFISLQLKRSEPVSGFYFQEVFQWTDDEYVDQCISYINVGVERVNVWCNVLDFLPDNVVVLSLNNGLLCCRTSFPNSHPMIYVCNPLNKQWRSLMWPNNIAKDCSIALAFDPFRDPIDVSTDFKLVAVSRIEEGYKQILVEEDEEEEEEEEYSFFFDIYSSKTRSWRRSKECCKCNHELTKNRGVLADGILYWLVGHGYGILMFDLQNELSWLIPGPLPSAEFTCTPEMCIGESQGKLCYVIISEHGMQLWILEDQFAPKWDLKFHASLDELEGENVAVLYNLEEKIRSRLSRDVIPWMDPLSFKDGVVLLRVSAAVYLYEFGMRRRMKKLCDVSTLGPKAMFSPIVVPYTMSLVPVEQA, from the exons ATGATTTCTGAG ATGAAGAAAATGAAGGGGCACTGGTTCGCTAATGATGATATCCCTATGAATATACTAAGCCGTTTGTCTACGAAGACATTGCATCTCTTCAAGTCGGTTTCCAAAGATTGGCTGAATCTCATCTCTGACCGCTCATTCATCAGCCTCCAGTTGAAAAGAAGCGAGCCCGTCTCGGGTTTTTACTTCCAGGAGGTATTTCAGTGGACTGATGATGAATATGTAGATCAATGTATTAGCTACATTAATGTTGGAGTGGAGAGAGTGAATGTGTGGTGCAATGTCTTGGATTTCCTGCCTGATAACGTAGTCGTCCTGTCACTCAACAACGGCCTTTTATGTTGTCGAACCTCTTTCCCAAACTCCCACCCCATGATCTATGTCTGCAACCCTTTGAACAAGCAATGGAGAAGTCTAATGTGGCCTAATAATATTGCCAAAGACTGCAGCATAGCCCTTGCTTTTGACCCTTTTCGAGATCCCATTGATGTCTCCACAGATTTCAAGCTGGTTGCGGTGAGCAGGATTGAGGAGGGATACAAACAAATTCTTgtagaagaagatgaagaagaggaggaagaagaagaatataGTTTCTTCTTTGACATATACTCGTCTAAAACTCGTTCATGGAGGAGATCAAAGGAGTGTTGCAAGTGCAATCACGAGCTCACTAAAAACAGAGGTGTTCTTGCAGATGGGATTTTGTATTGGCTGGTTGGTCATGGCTATGGAATTCTCATGTTTGATCTTCAAAACGAGCTGTCTTGGTTGATTCCCGGCCCTCTCCCATCTGCAGAGTTCACTTGCACCCCGGAAATGTGCATAGGAGAATCACAAGGCAAACTGTGCTATGTTATAATCTCAGAACATGGGATGCAACTATGGATTCTCGAGGATCAATTTGCACCAAAGTGGGATTTGAAGTTCCATGCATCTTTAGACGAGTTGGAGGGCGAAAACGTAGCTGTGTTGTACAATTTGGAGGAGAAGATACGAAGCCGGTTGTCCAGAGATGTGATTCCTTGGATGGATCCTTTGTCTTTCAAAGATGGAGTCGTGCTTCTACGCGTTTCAGCTGCTGTCTATCTATACGAGTTTGGTATGAGGAGGAGGATGAAGAAGCTCTGTGATGTTTCGACTTTGGGGCCCAAGGCCATGTTCTCTCCCATTGTTGTTCCATACACCATGAGTTTGGTTCCAGTTGAGCAAGCATAG
- the LOC131023228 gene encoding uncharacterized protein LOC131023228, with protein MRRALFLRIVNAVASDPYFQQRTDGLGRPGFTPLQKCTVVVRMLANGGAADQYNEYLQIAESTSLECLRRFCRAIIHLFGAEYLRRPTSTDCQRLLAMHEAKHGFPGMLGSLDCMHWPWKNCPTAIRENRPSSSKPSHRKIYGSGMLFLGLLPVFVKSPTHPTDPKGKRFKVMQKAALKDIERAFGVLQAHWAIVKGPSRLWSKEEMSDIMFTCIILHNMIIEDEGEHATQWEEDIDEASSSAASQPRAGAPSDFRAFLARQASMRDAKMHARLTLDLKEHIWSKNDDSKYIVVSDEPR; from the exons ATGCGTCGTGCGTTGTTTTTGCGTATAGTTAATGCCGTCGCATCCGATCCATACTTCCAACAACGCACGGATGGGCTTGGGAGACCCGGCTTCACAccgttgcagaaatgcacggttGTTGTTCGTATGCTAGCTAACGGTGGGGCAGCGGACCAGTACAACGAGTATCTCCAGATTGCAGAGTCCACCTCGTTGGAGTGCTTGCGTAGATTCTGTCGAGCCATTATTCACCTCTTCGGCGCGGAATACTTGAGGAGGCCAACTTCCACCGACTGCCAACGTCTTCTAGCAATGCACGAGGCGAAGCACGGCTTCCCGGGAATGCTAGGGAGCCTCGATTGCATGCATTGGCCGTGGAAGAATTGTCCAACGGCGATCAGGGAGAACCGACCATCATCCTCGAAGCCGTCGCATCGCAAGATCTATGGATCTGGCATGCTTTTTTTGGGACtcctg CCGGTATTCGTGAAGAGTCCTACACATCCGACGGATCCGAAGGGGAAGAGATTCAAAGTGATGCAGAAAGCGGCTCTCAAGGATATTGAACGAGCCTTCGGCGTCCTTCAAGCTCATTGGGCAATCGTCAAAGGCCCATCGCGTCTTTGGAGCAAGGAGGAGATGAGCGACATCATGTTCACgtgcatcattttgcacaacatgatcatcgaAGACGAAGGCGAGCACGCAACACAGTGGGAAGAAGACATCGACGAAGCTTCGAGTAGCGCCGCATCTCAACCTCGTGCCGGTGCTCCGTCGGATTTTCGTGCATTTCTTGCACGACAAGCATCCATGCGAGACGCGAAGATGCATGCTCGCCTCACTTTGGActtgaaggagcacatttg gtcAAAAAATGATGATTCTAAATACATTGTGGTATCCGATGAGCCACGTTAA
- the LOC131019556 gene encoding putative pentatricopeptide repeat-containing protein At3g15130: MYNLMLLPQLKKFHTSTTTTILRHCVETSNLPKAKAIHAKLIKTSQHESDSLFTHNHLINAYVKCGDTASGLQLFDEMPERNVVSWTALIAGFVQKGFPAETLSLFSDMHRSSIRPNEFTFVSVLHACSFAQTFHLICAFQVFAMVIKFGFENNVYLVNALLTTLIRNAELDEAAKVFEECFNRDIVSWNAVFDGFLKFSCNCIPNFWRRMIFEGVKPDAFTFATVLTGLADLSNLETGLRVHALLIKSGHRSERCVGNALVDMYLKSRRLDEGLAAFEEIPSKDVYSWTQIAAGCLDSGEAVAALRVIGEMRRAGIRPNKFTLATGLNACASLSSLDEGRKMQALAAKLGDEEVDVCVDNALLDMYAKCGHMDSALRVFSSMSERSVVSWTTMIMGYAQNGEAEEALKVFEEMRTRVERPNHITLICVLYACSQGGLVDRGLSYFSSMSREFGIVPREDHYVCVVNLLGRVGRIREAEELVLRIPFEPSAVVWQTLLGACRLHGDVETARRAAELALAVDRDDPSTYVLMSNTFADFEDWGSARTLREWLENRDIKKMPGTSWLEISRGSR, from the coding sequence ATGTACAATCTCATGTTACTTCCTCAACTCAAAAAGTTCCACACATCAACAACCACTACCATTCTGCGCCACTGCGTCGAGACTTCCAACTTGCCAAAAGCCAAAGCAATACACGCAAAGCTCATCAAAACATCCCAACACGAATCAGATTCCTTATTCACCCACAACCATCTCATCAACGCCTACGTCAAATGTGGGGACACCGCGAGTGGCCTCCAActgttcgacgaaatgcctGAGAGGAACGTTGTGTCGTGGACGGCCCTCATCGCCGGTTTCGTGCAAAAGGGCTTCCCTGCCGAAACACTCTCTCTGTTCTCAGATATGCACAGGAGCAGCATTCGCCCCAACGAGTTCACCTTCGTCAGCGTGCTCCACGCTTGCTCTTTTGCACAGACCTTCCACTTGATTTGTGCTTTTCAAGTCTTTGCGATGGTCATCAAGTTTGGATTTGAGAATAATGTTTATTTAGTGAATGCGTTGCTGACTACTTTGATAAGAAATGCTGAGTTGGATGAAGCTGCTAAGGTCTTCGAGGAGTGCTTCAACAGAGATATCGTGTCGTGGAATGCTGTATTCGATGGCTTCTTGAAATTCAGCTGCAATTGCATACCCAATTTCTGGCGTAGGATGATCTTCGAAGGTGTAAAACCGGATGCATTCACTTTTGCCACTGTTCTAACTGGTTTAGCCGACCTTTCGAATCTCGAAACCGGGCTGCGAGTCCATGCCTTGCTCATCAAATCCGGGCATAGAAGTGAGAGATGTGTGGGGAATGCTTTGGTCGACATGTACTTGAAAAGTAGAAGATTAGACGAAGGTTTGGCAGCGTTCGAGGAGATCCCATCGAAGGATGTTTACTCTTGGACTCAGATTGCAGCTGGTTGTCTGGACTCCGGGGAGGCAGTGGCGGCGCTCAGGGTGATCGGAGAGATGAGGAGGGCCGGGATCCGGCCTAACAAGTTCACCCTAGCAACGGGGCTCAACGCGTGTGCTAGCTTATCGAGCCTTGATGAAGGGCGGAAAATGCAAGCTCTGGCGGCTAAACTAGGCGATGAAGAAGTTGATGTCTGTGTGGACAATGCTCTGCTCGACATGTATGCCAAGTGCGGGCACATGGACAGCGCACTGAGGGTGTTTTCCTCCATGAGTGAACGCTCGGTGGTGTCGTGGACAACGATGATCATGGGGTACGCGCAGAACGGGGAGGCTGAGGAGGCTCTTAAAGTTTTCGAAGAGATGAGGACGCGGGTAGAGAGGCCTAATCACATCACCCTCATCTGCGTGCTGTATGCGTGCAGCCAAGGGGGGCTTGTCGACAGAGGGCTCAGCTATTTCTCTTCGATGAGCCGAGAATTCGGCATTGTGCCGAGAGAGGATCACTACGTGTGCGTGGTGAATCTGCTCGGCCGCGTGGGGCGCATCAGGGAAGCGGAGGAGCTCGTCCTCCGCATCCCATTTGAGCCGAGCGCTGTCGTTTGGCAGACATTGCTCGGGGCCTGTCGTCTCCACGGGGACGTAGAGACGGCTAGACGGGCTGCAGAACTAGCACTGGCCGTCGATCGGGATGATCCCTCGACGTATGTGTTGATGTCCAATACTTTTGCTGATTTTGAGGATTGGGGGAGTGCGAGGACATTGAGGGAGTGGTTGGAGAATAGGGATATCAAGAAAATGCCGGGTACAAGTTGGCTTGAGATCAGTAGAGGTTCGAGATAG